One region of Eupeodes corollae chromosome 1, idEupCoro1.1, whole genome shotgun sequence genomic DNA includes:
- the LOC129953940 gene encoding triosephosphate isomerase gives MGRKFCVGGNWKMNGNKAEIAEIVKTLVAGPLDPNTEVVIGCPAVYISYVRGLLPATIGVAGQNSYKVAKGAFTGEVAPAMLKDVGADWVILGHSERRQIFGETDDLIGEKVAHALAEGLKVIACIGETLQERESNKTEEVVFRQMSVLSKYVKDWTNVVVAYEPVWAIGTGKTATPEQAQAVHSVLRKWLVDNVSQAVSDSLRIQYGGSVTAANAKELASQADIDGFLVGGASLKPEFVQIVNAKQ, from the exons atgggTCGTAAATTCTGTGTCGGTGGTAACTGGAAGATGAACGGCAACAAGGCTGAAATTGCCGAAATCGTCAAGACTCTGGTTGCCGGTCCCCTCGACCCCAACACCGAGGTGGTCATCGGCTGCCCGGCTGTGTACATCTCCTACGTGCGTGGCCTCCTCCCTGCCACCATTGGAGTTGCTGGCCAAAACTCGTACAAAGTTGCCAAGGGTGCATTTACCGGAGAAGTAGCACCAGCTATGTTGAAGGATGTTGGCGCCGATTGGGTTATCTTGGGCCATTCGGAACGTCGTCAAATCTTCGGCGAAACTGACGACCTCATCGGAGAGAAGGTCGCTCACGCCCTCGCCGAGGGTCTGAAGGTTATTGCGTGCATTGGTGAAACCCTGCAGGAACGTGAATCCAACAAGACCGAGGAAGTTGTCTTCAGACAGATGAGCGTACTCAGCAAGTACGTCAAGGACTGGACAAACGTTGTCGTCGCCTATGAGCCAGTGTGGGCCATCGGCACCGGCAAGACTGCCACTCCAGAACAG gCACAAGCTGTTCACTCTGTCCTCCGCAAGTGGTTGGTTGACAATGTCTCCCAAGCCGTCTCCGATTCACTGCGCATTCAGTACGGTGGTTCAGTGACCGCTGCCAATGCCAAGGAACTCGCCTCCCAAGCAGACATCGATGGTTTCTTGGTTGGTGGTGCTTCCCTCAAGCCCGAATTCGTTCAGATCGTTAACGCCAAGCAATAA